A single Myxococcales bacterium DNA region contains:
- a CDS encoding DNA/RNA non-specific endonuclease, protein MNRSDAPQGEAIDEGSHGQLGAPPPGDAADHRPRLVAVPLADAQTRLAAQGDSPQRIELTAGAVRIEITVSVDPHAGATLTGSRQSQLEPEKVVRPWTDPDYSNRSGYDPEFLGTRVPMPTPHSSVVLARLADGGHELKYQNFSVLMHKERRLCMVTAANVDNAPRRRRPDLSRTYGRAALGGLGPKDGERWFTDPRLPEQDQLPDRFFTKDGGAFDRGHVVMRESVCWGKTYTDVRRANGDTYHTTNCTPQVAGFNQSSKLGRWGQLENELGRRLAQGRMTVFAGPMLADDDWWFEGVDDQGDVRVQIPSRFWKVAVGRREGELVAFAFRLEQDLRQVPLEEELGIDPEAWIEELVSVQALEDEIGTLRFAEALKAADQVEEELGLRMRTELGLAPER, encoded by the coding sequence ATGAATCGCAGTGATGCTCCCCAAGGCGAAGCCATCGACGAGGGCTCACACGGGCAGCTGGGCGCGCCGCCGCCCGGAGACGCAGCGGATCACCGCCCCAGGCTGGTCGCGGTGCCCCTGGCGGATGCCCAGACCCGCCTCGCTGCGCAGGGGGACTCCCCTCAGCGCATCGAGCTCACGGCCGGGGCCGTAAGGATCGAAATTACGGTCAGCGTCGACCCGCACGCAGGGGCCACGCTGACCGGATCTCGGCAGAGCCAGCTCGAGCCTGAAAAGGTCGTCCGTCCCTGGACCGACCCCGACTACAGCAACCGCAGCGGGTATGACCCCGAGTTTCTCGGCACCCGCGTACCGATGCCCACGCCACATTCATCCGTGGTCTTGGCCCGGCTCGCCGACGGGGGCCACGAACTCAAGTATCAGAACTTCAGCGTCCTCATGCACAAGGAGCGGCGTTTGTGCATGGTGACCGCGGCCAACGTGGACAATGCACCTCGCCGACGAAGGCCCGATCTGTCGCGCACGTACGGCCGCGCCGCCCTGGGCGGGCTCGGACCCAAAGATGGGGAACGATGGTTCACCGATCCTCGTCTGCCCGAGCAGGATCAACTGCCAGATCGCTTTTTTACGAAGGACGGCGGCGCGTTCGATCGGGGTCACGTGGTCATGCGTGAGTCGGTATGCTGGGGCAAGACGTACACCGATGTCCGGCGCGCGAACGGCGATACGTACCACACCACCAACTGCACACCTCAGGTGGCGGGCTTCAATCAGTCGAGCAAGCTCGGTCGCTGGGGGCAGCTCGAAAACGAGCTCGGGCGGCGGCTCGCGCAGGGCCGTATGACCGTATTTGCAGGTCCCATGCTCGCTGACGACGATTGGTGGTTCGAGGGCGTGGACGACCAAGGTGATGTTCGGGTGCAGATCCCCTCACGATTCTGGAAGGTGGCGGTGGGGCGCCGCGAGGGAGAGCTCGTGGCCTTTGCGTTTCGCCTGGAGCAGGATCTTCGCCAGGTCCCGCTCGAGGAGGAGCTCGGCATCGACCCCGAGGCCTGGATAGAGGAGCTGGTTTCCGTACAGGCCCTCGAGGACGAGATCGGTACGCTCCGGTTCGCGGAGGCCCTCAAGGCGGCCGATCAGGTCGAGGAAGAGTTGGGACTGAGAATGCGGACTGAGCTCGGGCTCGCGCCGGAAAGATAG
- a CDS encoding DUF4156 domain-containing protein, with the protein MTSGAASLWVSVLSVASVASLSGCATERLSQQGSTVFADLSPPTSAGYAPGQCVPRGTVVGKGGGSFGGALVSNEALVEFAMNDIRNKAATLGANYVHYAAPQFGTSGGQGGSDVSSAMITGTAFQCNGPRNAQAARDAVTPTTAAAGSAKVNQFKGPGGERMYAVKFDFTGLVMNVSFRATHPGLAFWEVLASNPAEKRACKSVLAVDGVAKAYTFQETKDTRLFFSMSIEDLEGIGAAKRVAGRICDLDWRLDAQQSADLEEFVLRVREERVLLQANAGG; encoded by the coding sequence ATGACGTCTGGTGCCGCGAGTCTTTGGGTTTCCGTTCTGTCCGTGGCCTCGGTTGCCTCCCTTTCCGGCTGCGCCACAGAGCGGCTGTCACAACAGGGAAGTACCGTTTTCGCCGATCTTTCGCCGCCCACGAGTGCGGGATACGCGCCCGGCCAATGTGTTCCGCGGGGAACGGTGGTTGGCAAGGGTGGTGGGTCCTTCGGCGGCGCGCTCGTATCGAACGAAGCTCTCGTCGAGTTCGCGATGAACGACATTCGTAACAAAGCGGCAACTTTGGGAGCCAACTATGTCCACTACGCTGCGCCTCAATTCGGCACATCGGGCGGACAGGGCGGCTCCGACGTCAGCAGCGCGATGATCACGGGCACGGCTTTTCAGTGCAACGGGCCCCGCAACGCGCAGGCGGCGCGCGACGCCGTCACGCCAACAACAGCCGCCGCCGGCAGCGCCAAGGTGAATCAATTCAAGGGCCCAGGCGGAGAACGCATGTACGCGGTGAAGTTCGACTTCACCGGTCTGGTGATGAACGTTTCGTTCAGAGCCACTCACCCCGGCCTCGCCTTCTGGGAGGTCCTCGCGTCGAACCCCGCAGAGAAGAGGGCCTGCAAGTCGGTGCTCGCGGTGGATGGCGTCGCAAAGGCCTACACGTTTCAGGAAACGAAGGATACGAGACTCTTTTTCTCGATGTCCATCGAAGACCTAGAGGGCATCGGAGCGGCCAAAAGGGTTGCGGGTCGCATCTGCGATCTGGATTGGCGACTCGACGCTCAACAGAGCGCAGACCTCGAGGAGTTCGTCCTGCGGGTTCGCGAAGAGCGCGTCTTGCTGCAGGCGAATGCAGGGGGCTAA
- a CDS encoding sugar MFS transporter produces MAGVPVSLPVADASPQASSTNNRFALSVLTSLFFMWGFLTCLNDILIPHFKAAFSLSYAKAMLVQTVFFAAYFIVSLPAGRLVGRVGYHRGIVIGLGTAALGCFAFYPAAASRSYETFLAALFILASGITILQVSANPFVAVLGPPQTASARLTTAQAFNSLATTVAPFFGAAFILSHAAKNATEIAALAPAEAEAYRLAEAQAVQLPYVGLAVALLVLGGLMAMIKLPRIDAGPTDADAGGYAALGAHKHLIWGAVAIFAYVGGEVAIGSFLVNYLKEPAIAGLSEAQGAHYVSYYWGGAMVGRFAGAITLRMFRPTRVLAFHVALVLGLLILTMNTTGAVAMWSVLAIGLFNSIMFPTIFTLSLDGLGSATSKGSGLLCMAIVGGALIPLLQGVMADANGVQVSFVVPLVCYAYLIWFALRGSRRAGALGG; encoded by the coding sequence ATGGCCGGAGTCCCCGTTTCGCTTCCCGTTGCAGACGCATCGCCTCAGGCGTCGTCCACCAACAATCGGTTTGCGCTTTCCGTCCTGACCTCACTGTTTTTCATGTGGGGCTTTCTGACCTGCCTCAACGACATCCTGATCCCGCACTTCAAGGCGGCCTTTTCACTGAGCTACGCCAAGGCGATGCTCGTTCAGACCGTGTTCTTCGCGGCGTACTTCATCGTGTCCCTGCCCGCCGGGCGGCTCGTGGGCCGGGTGGGCTACCACCGGGGCATCGTGATCGGGCTTGGCACCGCCGCGCTCGGCTGCTTCGCCTTTTATCCGGCGGCGGCTTCCCGCAGCTACGAAACCTTTTTGGCGGCGCTCTTCATTTTGGCCTCGGGCATCACCATCCTGCAGGTGTCGGCGAACCCCTTCGTGGCGGTTTTGGGGCCGCCCCAAACGGCCTCGGCGCGCCTGACCACCGCGCAGGCGTTCAACTCGTTGGCCACCACGGTGGCGCCGTTTTTCGGCGCGGCGTTCATTCTCTCGCATGCGGCGAAGAACGCCACGGAGATCGCGGCGCTCGCGCCGGCCGAAGCCGAGGCCTACCGGCTGGCCGAGGCCCAGGCGGTGCAGTTGCCTTACGTGGGTTTGGCCGTGGCGCTCCTGGTGCTGGGAGGGCTCATGGCGATGATCAAGCTGCCTCGCATCGATGCGGGCCCCACCGATGCCGACGCTGGCGGTTATGCGGCGCTCGGGGCTCACAAACACCTCATCTGGGGCGCGGTGGCGATCTTCGCGTATGTAGGCGGTGAGGTGGCGATCGGAAGCTTCCTCGTCAACTACCTCAAGGAGCCCGCGATCGCAGGCTTGTCGGAGGCCCAAGGCGCTCACTACGTTTCGTACTACTGGGGCGGTGCCATGGTGGGGCGGTTTGCCGGAGCCATCACCCTGCGCATGTTTCGTCCGACCCGTGTGCTCGCGTTTCACGTGGCGCTGGTGCTGGGGCTTCTCATCCTCACCATGAACACCACGGGGGCGGTGGCGATGTGGAGCGTGCTGGCGATCGGGCTTTTCAACTCCATCATGTTCCCCACGATCTTCACGCTGTCTCTCGACGGCCTCGGCAGCGCGACGTCGAAGGGCTCGGGTCTTTTGTGTATGGCGATCGTGGGCGGCGCCCTCATCCCGCTCTTGCAAGGCGTGATGGCCGACGCCAACGGCGTGCAGGTCTCGTTCGTGGTGCCGCTCGTTTGCTACGCCTACCTCATCTGGTTTGCGCTCAGGGGCAGCCGTCGCGCCGGGGCGCTCGGCGGCTGA
- a CDS encoding sulfite exporter TauE/SafE family protein, whose translation MSESVLQSATFWFVAAGAALVAGFGASGHCALMCGPLACGGPTLDRASRVRAAVAWNAGRLLGYGLVGALLGALGRGAAGFVSARIAPVLPWLMAVGLVVAAFDLGRRVRLPAFLAQAAHVVHRSGARFSPLVRRLIAGAATPLLPCGVLWGGYLAALGAGSFAGGFVMMVAFALGGVPALAAVQAQAGWLSRWPRAEAWGRKVVPLFAAGFLVWRALHAGGPPGASCH comes from the coding sequence GTGAGTGAATCGGTGCTTCAATCAGCCACGTTTTGGTTCGTCGCGGCGGGGGCTGCACTGGTGGCAGGCTTCGGCGCCAGTGGGCACTGCGCGCTCATGTGCGGACCCCTGGCGTGCGGGGGGCCCACCCTCGATCGCGCCTCCCGCGTGCGTGCCGCCGTGGCCTGGAATGCCGGGCGTTTGCTGGGCTATGGCCTCGTGGGGGCGTTGTTGGGGGCGCTCGGGCGGGGGGCGGCAGGCTTCGTCTCGGCAAGGATCGCGCCCGTTTTGCCCTGGCTGATGGCGGTGGGGCTCGTGGTGGCGGCTTTCGACCTTGGCCGCCGGGTGCGCCTACCGGCGTTCCTCGCGCAAGCTGCGCACGTGGTGCACCGAAGCGGTGCACGTTTTTCGCCGCTCGTGCGGCGTCTCATCGCCGGTGCGGCCACGCCCCTTTTGCCCTGTGGCGTGCTCTGGGGCGGGTACCTCGCGGCCCTGGGTGCAGGGTCGTTCGCGGGGGGCTTCGTCATGATGGTGGCGTTTGCTCTGGGGGGCGTGCCGGCCCTGGCGGCGGTGCAGGCCCAGGCGGGGTGGCTCTCCCGCTGGCCCCGTGCCGAGGCCTGGGGGCGCAAGGTGGTGCCGCTGTTTGCGGCTGGCTTCCTGGTCTGGCGGGCGCTGCACGCGGGCGGCCCTCCGGGCGCCAGCTGCCACTAA